A single genomic interval of Argopecten irradians isolate NY chromosome 8, Ai_NY, whole genome shotgun sequence harbors:
- the LOC138329139 gene encoding uncharacterized protein isoform X2 → MDTYIKILVCFLFRVDILSASTVLTRVENLLLVYENSTTSIVDYWNQNETDNNPNDDKHVMPIYQLIKEGNFRSGKIDQWDTNPPNEVAIMFFNKIGDLHFWMVFNTRNVTRGLDQWMRVDRLLGSLIMNMYQMMPSWSQPGYQFLFSSAFDANKAWFAVTNRSIFTGQNEYPFFLVPLRDSVPFTVLSESDVVTNHALAELGEFGPFLSQDVIQIDLSGLALGSMVYVLALEAITPNTGSTGEELYKLLYSTDVCNTEDRVTYRQQDGMILQLRTNKHEQTELLRVRCLWLSFDKTMSSVTVKLFGPAQQDFIHLPIMVFRGFWYGEASETTVRPTTERILTTTEEDVTTVPITTDSDVTSDPPTSESLSLSTARTCTCPCHHTHVDNSPAALDLKIKNLKRTMAINKTQLSSHVRKYISVPDGRASAAGIGYVAGVFLVLVVTTIAVLDLSTLVQYLATVWKY, encoded by the exons ATGGACACGTATATCAAGATTCTTGTGTGTTTTCTTTTTCGCGTTGATATACTTTCTGCATCTACAG TGTTGACACGAGTAGAAAACCTGCTACTTGTCTACGAGAACAGCACTACCAGTATTGTTGACTACTGGAATCAGAATGAGACAGACAATAACCCGAATGATGATAAGCACGTCATGCCAATCTACCAACTCATAAAGGAAGGGAACTTCCGGAGCGGCAAAATCGACCAATGGGATACTAATCCCCCAAACGAG GTGGCCATTATGTTCTTCAACAAAATCGGCGACCTCCATTTTTGGATGGTGTTTAATACCAGAAATGTCACCAGAGGTCTGGACCAGTGGATGAGAGTAGATCGTCTGCTCGGCTCACTCATCATGAACATGTATCAGATGATGCCATCATGGAG CCAACCCGGATACCAGTTCCTGTTCTCTTCAGCATTTGACGCGAACAAGGCTTGGTTTGCTGTGACGAACAGAAGCATTTTTACAGGACAAAATGAGTATCCATTCTTTCTGGTCCCACTTCGTGATTCTGTTCCATTTACTGTCCTGAGCG AATCTGACGTAGTTACAAACCATGCCTTGGCCGAGTTAGGCGAATTTGGACCCTTCCTGTCACAAGATGTTATACAG ATCGATCTGAGTGGTCTGGCCCTAGGTAGCATGGTGTATGTACTTGCTCTGGAGGCAATTACTCCTAACACCGGATCTACTGGAGAGGAACTTTACAAATTACTATACAGTACGGACGTTTGTAACACAGAGGACAGAGTCACCTACCGTCAGCAGGACGGCATGATTCTA CAACTACGGACTAATAAACATGAGCAGACAGAACTGTTACGAGTGCGTTGTCTGTGGCTATCGTTCGACAAGACGATGTCCTCTGTCACAGTGAAGCTGTTTGGCCCAG CACAACAAGATTTCATTCACCTTCCCATTATGGTGTTCCGAGGGTTTTGGTACGGCG AAGCTAGCGAGACAACGGTTCGTCCGACAACAGAGAGGATTCTAACGACAACAGAAGAGGATGTTACCACTGTCCCTATAACTACAGACAGCGATGTAACATCTGATCCTCCCACATCAGAATCGCTTTCTCTGTCTACCGCCAGGACGTGCACGTGTCCGTGCCATCATACACACGTGGACAACTCTCCGGCAGCTCTCGACCTCAAAATAAAG aatttgAAGAGAACAATGGCCATTAATAAGACTCAGCTGTCTTCTCACGTGCGGAAATACATCAGTGTACCGGATGGTCGTGCCTCGGCGGCGGGGATAGGGTATGTGGCCGGAGTGTTCCTCGTGCTGGTGGTCACTACCATAGCTGTGCTGGATTTGTCTACTCTGGTCCAGTACCTCGCCACAGTATGGAAATATTAG
- the LOC138329140 gene encoding RNA-binding protein RO60-like, translating into MDHLKRSMAIEVSLEHNTETTKEDRDADKWRLQRFLILGTESGAYKADKKEFARKDVQCIHRLISQGRGPEIVETICQTNKLRGKGHRQPVLYALATCTRSEDPDTKEAAYGALQEVCPQPKDLLKFVKYCEAVSQGTGWGRAQRRAISNWYNSFKDRPKILAKGVTKIPNNTEWTHRDVCRLAHVKPESAFIMLIIRYITKGLIAAKNLPSPVQSNDVQQWKDIIRYFEAVEETKSFTGSMKVEDKLDIIRNHRLNPCQLSTALNRSLDVWKVLLNHIPLGLVLKNILKVEKVPIDTPCLDRLKNVDELQNVNVNPFEVMVAMKEAKKEDTKNSLEKAFEICVQNVTSTNKKYSVVIWVGEEIDSDLEGKKTVTARDVIAAFAYTIAKRAHPDSEIVTYSGEEKQKLLIPNTGVLKYISEEETLSDMNSDYKQLVHHVEKSKKSDVPFDAVVIVMYAQDEDFKRRLSTVFSDTGDFRVVLISLVPSDVPMKDHRNPYMLDVLGFGANTTEAIMRFVEGK; encoded by the exons ATGGATCATTTAAAGCGTAGTATGGCTATCGAGGTGTCTTTAGAGCACAACACAGAAACAACAAAGGAGGATCGGGACGCGGACAAATGGCGACTCCAAAGGTTTCTCATCCTTGGAACAGAAAGTGGTGCTTACAAGGCCGATAAAAAGGAATTCGCCAGGAAAGATGTTCAGTGTATTCACAG GTTAATTTCTCAAGGTCGTGGTCCGGAAATTGTCGAGACCATATGCCAGACAAACAAATTAAGAGGGAAGGGTCATCGGCAACCTGTTCTGTACGCTCTAGCCACGTGCACACGCTCCGAAGACCCCGACACCAAGGAAGCTGCATATGGCGCTCTCCAAGAAGTTTGTCCCCAGCCAAAGGACTTACTGAAATTCGTCAAGTACTGTGAGGCAGTGAGCCAAGGAACAGGATGGGGAAGGGCCCAACGTCGGGCTATATCTAACTGGTACAACAGCTTCAAAGACAGGCCAAAAATTCTAGCAAAGGGCGTTACAAAGATACCGAATAACACTGAATGGACTCATAGAGATGTGTGCAGGTTGGCACATGTCAAACCAGAATCAGCATTCATCATGCTCATCATACGGTATATCACTAAAGGCCTTATCGCGGCAAAGAATTTACCATCACCTGTTCAATCTAACGACGTTCAACAGTGGAAGGACATCATACGATATTTTGAAGCAGTCGAGGAAACTAAAAGTTTTACTGGAAGCATGAAAGTCGAAGACAAGCTTGATATCATTCGTAACCATAGACTGAATCCCTGTCAATTATCTACAGCTCTCAACCGTTCATTAGATGTGTGGAAAGTACTACTGAATCACATTCCTCTTGGCTTGGTTCTTAAAAATATACTGAAGGTTGAGAAGGTACCTATCGATACACCATGTTTAGACCGTTTAAAGAACGTGGATGAGCTtcaaaatgttaatgtaaaccCTTTCGAAGTTATGGTTGCAATGAAAGAAGCAAAAAAGGAAGACACAAAGAACTCTCTAGAAAAGGCGTTTGAGATTTGCGTCCAAAACGTCACAAGTACCAACAAGAAATATTCAGTGGTCATATGGGTCGGTGAAGAGATAGACTCCGACCTAGAGGGGAAGAAAACAGTGACTGCACGGGATGTTATAGCAGCTTTCGCGTATACTATAGCGAAGAGAGCACATCCAGACTCGGAAATCGTCACCTACTCCGGAGAAGAAAAGCAGAAATTGCTAATCCCCAACACAGGTGTCCTCAAATACATCTCTGAGGAGGAGACCTTGAGTGATATGAACAGCGATTACAAACAACTGGTACATCACGTAGAAAAGTCGAAAAAGTCGGATGTGCCGTTTGATGCCGTTGTTATCGTGATGTATGCTCAAGATGAAGATTTCAAACGAAGGTTGTCCACTGTATTTTCTGACACAGGCGATTTCCGAGTGGTCCTCATAAGCCTAGTACCTAGTGACGTACCAATGAAAGATCATCGGAATCCGTACATGTTGGATGTGCTGGGGTTCGGGGCTAACACTACTGAAGCCATCATGAGGTTTGTGGAAGGAAAGTGA
- the LOC138329139 gene encoding uncharacterized protein isoform X1, with translation MDTYIKILVCFLFRVDILSASTVLTRVENLLLVYENSTTSIVDYWNQNETDNNPNDDKHVMPIYQLIKEGNFRSGKIDQWDTNPPNEVAIMFFNKIGDLHFWMVFNTRNVTRGLDQWMRVDRLLGSLIMNMYQMMPSWSQPGYQFLFSSAFDANKAWFAVTNRSIFTGQNEYPFFLVPLRDSVPFTVLSESDVVTNHALAELGEFGPFLSQDVIQIDLSGLALGSMVYVLALEAITPNTGSTGEELYKLLYSTDVCNTEDRVTYRQQDGMILQLRTNKHEQTELLRVRCLWLSFDKTMSSVTVKLFGPVAAQQDFIHLPIMVFRGFWYGEASETTVRPTTERILTTTEEDVTTVPITTDSDVTSDPPTSESLSLSTARTCTCPCHHTHVDNSPAALDLKIKNLKRTMAINKTQLSSHVRKYISVPDGRASAAGIGYVAGVFLVLVVTTIAVLDLSTLVQYLATVWKY, from the exons ATGGACACGTATATCAAGATTCTTGTGTGTTTTCTTTTTCGCGTTGATATACTTTCTGCATCTACAG TGTTGACACGAGTAGAAAACCTGCTACTTGTCTACGAGAACAGCACTACCAGTATTGTTGACTACTGGAATCAGAATGAGACAGACAATAACCCGAATGATGATAAGCACGTCATGCCAATCTACCAACTCATAAAGGAAGGGAACTTCCGGAGCGGCAAAATCGACCAATGGGATACTAATCCCCCAAACGAG GTGGCCATTATGTTCTTCAACAAAATCGGCGACCTCCATTTTTGGATGGTGTTTAATACCAGAAATGTCACCAGAGGTCTGGACCAGTGGATGAGAGTAGATCGTCTGCTCGGCTCACTCATCATGAACATGTATCAGATGATGCCATCATGGAG CCAACCCGGATACCAGTTCCTGTTCTCTTCAGCATTTGACGCGAACAAGGCTTGGTTTGCTGTGACGAACAGAAGCATTTTTACAGGACAAAATGAGTATCCATTCTTTCTGGTCCCACTTCGTGATTCTGTTCCATTTACTGTCCTGAGCG AATCTGACGTAGTTACAAACCATGCCTTGGCCGAGTTAGGCGAATTTGGACCCTTCCTGTCACAAGATGTTATACAG ATCGATCTGAGTGGTCTGGCCCTAGGTAGCATGGTGTATGTACTTGCTCTGGAGGCAATTACTCCTAACACCGGATCTACTGGAGAGGAACTTTACAAATTACTATACAGTACGGACGTTTGTAACACAGAGGACAGAGTCACCTACCGTCAGCAGGACGGCATGATTCTA CAACTACGGACTAATAAACATGAGCAGACAGAACTGTTACGAGTGCGTTGTCTGTGGCTATCGTTCGACAAGACGATGTCCTCTGTCACAGTGAAGCTGTTTGGCCCAG TTGCAGCACAACAAGATTTCATTCACCTTCCCATTATGGTGTTCCGAGGGTTTTGGTACGGCG AAGCTAGCGAGACAACGGTTCGTCCGACAACAGAGAGGATTCTAACGACAACAGAAGAGGATGTTACCACTGTCCCTATAACTACAGACAGCGATGTAACATCTGATCCTCCCACATCAGAATCGCTTTCTCTGTCTACCGCCAGGACGTGCACGTGTCCGTGCCATCATACACACGTGGACAACTCTCCGGCAGCTCTCGACCTCAAAATAAAG aatttgAAGAGAACAATGGCCATTAATAAGACTCAGCTGTCTTCTCACGTGCGGAAATACATCAGTGTACCGGATGGTCGTGCCTCGGCGGCGGGGATAGGGTATGTGGCCGGAGTGTTCCTCGTGCTGGTGGTCACTACCATAGCTGTGCTGGATTTGTCTACTCTGGTCCAGTACCTCGCCACAGTATGGAAATATTAG